One window of the Rhipicephalus sanguineus isolate Rsan-2018 chromosome 4, BIME_Rsan_1.4, whole genome shotgun sequence genome contains the following:
- the LOC119391142 gene encoding putative nuclease HARBI1, translating to MADNSNSLADFVDFAGRVEEIIQDEAYRYAPPLRPVLRDRQNPIEAYNDAEFLSRYRFSKRAVIRLLEMLPLHPKDNERGHPVPPLLQLLITLRFYGAGTFQVVTGDLVNVSQASVSRINARISRMIADALFPQLVRLPNASEAAVVMEEFYAMARFPGVSGCIDCTHVPMKNPGGEDADVFRNRKGYFSINVQVCLWLSR from the coding sequence ATGGCTGACAATTCTAACAGTCTCGCCGACTTCGTGGATTTTGCTGGCCGGGTGGAGGAAATTATACAGGATGAAGCGTATCGCTACGCGCCGCCGTTACGGCCAGTTCTCAGGGATCGGCAGAATCCTATAGAGGCATACAACGACGCGGAATTCCTGTCACGGTACCGCTTTTCCAAGCGAGCAGTGATACGCCTGCTGGAAATGCTGCCGCTGCACCCAAAGGACAACGAACGTGGTCACCCCGTGCCGCCACTGCTCCAGCTGCTCATCACGCTGCGATTCTACGGCGCCGGAACCTTTCAAGTTGTTACCGGAGACCTTGTTAATGTGTCTCAGGCAAGCGTGTCACGCATCAACGCACGCATATCAAGAATGATAGCCGACGCATTGTTCCCACAGCTTGTGAGGTTGCCCAACGCCAGTGAAGCAGCCGTGGTAATGGAGGAATTTTATGCCATGGCGCGTTTCCCTGGTGTGAGCGGCTGCATAGACTGCACTCATGTGCCCATGAAAAATCCCGGTGGAGAAGACGCGGATGTCTTTCGGAATCGTAAGGGATACTTCTCAATCAATGTCCAGGTATGTTTATGGCTCTCCCGTTGA